In a single window of the Niabella ginsenosidivorans genome:
- a CDS encoding chondroitinase-B domain-containing protein, which produces MKYFFWIVFSGFVAQLHARSIPVANVSELNTALKACKPGDTILLADKQWQDAAIKIEANGTQEHPIVIRPQHPGGAVLTGSSYIRLAGQYIVISGLHFSNGHTPRRAVIEFCLDENKLANHCRVTQCVIENYSQPARLSEDVWVCLWGRHNRVDHNTFVDKLNAGPTLIAELNDERSRENDHSIDSNYFKGRQRLGSNGGESIRIGVARYSLTASHTQIVHNYFERCNGEVEVVSIKSGENNVSHNVFYECEGGLVLRHGSKNLVSGNIFLGNDQPFTGGVRVINPGHTVTNNIFKDLTGVNFRSALAVLNGVPHSLINRYYQVTDVRISNNTFINCASVLFGAAKDEERILAPERVLFNKNLVVDPQGKPYTDENRDGGILFKDNAVAAKTQFPVTAGFTAATVDTVRKNGVLLPYSPNYGADVNKIQLINRSDAGALWYHPAEKAAARNPKVFKVKAAEAGKINELIQQALPGDRIVLSDTGYYKLDKEILINKPITIEGSNPFHKNPVLINTSYQSLDAFMIIENGGALTARNISFNGAFESYADVRSGIRSTSAPMNRHYKLVINSCAFYNYNEGSYAGFRATKATYADSVIIRNSLFRNISGIAVNIAEEKEDKGLYGAENVVIQNCVFSEVLGSAINVYRGGNDESTTGPAVFIDHCTFSEVNNMEQGSVVKLIGVQNARITNSIFSSSGRGGRSIEFREYRWDNIHVNYCDFYRSGKIESFYGKAPGKDIYNVAPVFVNPPLYDFNLKEDLPAPAKSSDRKPLGASLVIE; this is translated from the coding sequence ATGAAATATTTTTTTTGGATCGTTTTTTCGGGATTTGTAGCGCAGCTTCATGCGCGCTCCATACCGGTTGCCAATGTCAGCGAACTGAATACGGCGCTGAAAGCGTGTAAACCAGGTGATACGATCCTGCTTGCAGATAAACAGTGGCAGGATGCTGCTATAAAAATTGAAGCAAACGGCACACAGGAGCATCCCATTGTTATCAGGCCGCAACACCCGGGCGGGGCCGTGCTTACGGGAAGCTCATACATCCGGCTTGCCGGGCAGTATATTGTTATCAGCGGCCTGCATTTCAGCAATGGGCATACGCCACGCAGGGCTGTCATTGAGTTTTGTCTTGATGAAAATAAGCTGGCCAACCACTGCCGCGTTACGCAGTGCGTTATTGAAAACTACAGCCAGCCTGCAAGGCTTTCTGAAGACGTTTGGGTCTGTCTTTGGGGCAGGCACAACCGTGTGGATCATAATACTTTTGTTGATAAACTGAATGCAGGGCCTACTTTAATTGCAGAACTCAATGATGAACGCAGCCGGGAGAATGATCACAGCATCGATTCCAATTATTTTAAAGGCAGGCAGCGGCTGGGTTCCAATGGTGGTGAATCGATCCGCATTGGTGTTGCCCGCTATTCGCTGACCGCCTCCCATACGCAGATCGTTCATAATTATTTTGAGCGTTGTAATGGCGAGGTGGAAGTTGTTTCCATAAAATCTGGAGAAAATAATGTAAGCCATAATGTTTTTTACGAGTGCGAGGGTGGATTGGTATTGCGTCACGGCTCTAAAAACCTTGTCAGTGGAAATATTTTTTTGGGAAATGATCAGCCCTTTACCGGTGGTGTAAGGGTCATTAATCCCGGCCATACGGTAACCAATAATATTTTTAAAGACCTTACAGGCGTTAATTTCCGTTCGGCGCTGGCTGTATTGAACGGAGTGCCCCATTCATTGATCAACCGGTATTACCAGGTTACGGATGTCCGCATTTCCAACAATACATTTATTAACTGCGCATCTGTTTTATTTGGCGCCGCCAAGGATGAAGAGCGCATACTTGCACCGGAGCGTGTATTATTTAATAAGAACCTGGTGGTTGATCCACAAGGAAAGCCGTATACAGATGAAAACAGGGATGGTGGCATCCTGTTTAAGGATAATGCGGTTGCAGCAAAAACTCAATTCCCTGTTACAGCGGGTTTTACCGCTGCAACAGTTGACACTGTCCGGAAAAATGGTGTGCTGTTACCGTATAGCCCCAATTACGGGGCCGATGTGAATAAGATACAGCTGATCAACAGGTCTGATGCAGGCGCCCTATGGTATCATCCTGCTGAAAAGGCAGCAGCCCGAAACCCTAAGGTTTTTAAAGTAAAGGCCGCTGAGGCCGGTAAGATCAATGAACTGATACAACAGGCATTGCCCGGAGACCGGATCGTTTTAAGTGATACGGGTTATTATAAGCTGGATAAAGAGATTTTAATCAATAAACCAATAACGATTGAAGGCAGCAATCCGTTCCATAAAAATCCGGTGCTGATCAACACCTCTTATCAGTCTTTGGATGCCTTTATGATCATTGAGAACGGCGGCGCATTAACCGCCAGGAACATCAGCTTTAACGGGGCTTTTGAAAGTTATGCGGATGTACGGTCCGGTATCAGGAGCACATCAGCGCCTATGAACAGGCACTACAAATTGGTTATAAATAGCTGTGCCTTTTATAATTATAATGAGGGCAGCTATGCCGGCTTCAGGGCAACAAAAGCCACTTATGCGGATTCTGTGATCATCCGTAATTCGTTATTCCGGAATATTTCAGGCATAGCAGTAAATATTGCCGAAGAAAAAGAAGACAAGGGCTTGTATGGTGCGGAGAACGTTGTCATACAAAACTGTGTATTTTCCGAGGTATTAGGGTCAGCTATTAATGTATACCGCGGAGGGAATGATGAAAGCACTACCGGCCCTGCTGTGTTTATTGACCATTGTACCTTTAGCGAGGTGAACAATATGGAGCAGGGGAGTGTGGTAAAACTGATCGGCGTGCAAAATGCACGGATAACGAATAGTATTTTTTCATCAAGTGGCAGGGGTGGCAGAAGCATTGAGTTCCGGGAATACCGGTGGGATAATATTCATGTGAACTATTGCGATTTTTACCGTTCCGGTAAAATTGAGTCATTCTATGGAAAGGCCCCGGGTAAGGATATTTACAACGTAGCTCCGGTTTTTGTAAACCCGCCGCTATATGATTTCAATTTAAAAGAAGATTTGCCCGCACCTGCAAAATCATCAGACAGGAAGCCTTTGGGCGCATCCCTGGTCATTGAATAA